The following are encoded in a window of Bacillota bacterium genomic DNA:
- a CDS encoding carbohydrate-binding protein, translating to MHYGDVFIDGRIAISPLPVSSGKRAKIKYKGLLATSGATELYMHCGYGSDWYHPMEIPMERVGEQVWEGQVEIRGGDVLNVCFRDSAQNWDNNHGLNWSLPIS from the coding sequence ATGCACTACGGCGATGTGTTCATTGACGGTAGGATCGCGATCAGCCCCTTGCCTGTGTCCTCGGGAAAGCGGGCCAAGATTAAGTACAAGGGTCTTTTGGCCACCTCTGGCGCCACGGAACTGTACATGCACTGTGGCTATGGTTCCGATTGGTACCACCCGATGGAGATACCCATGGAACGAGTGGGTGAGCAGGTCTGGGAGGGCCAAGTGGAGATCCGTGGTGGTGACGTCCTTAATGTGTGCTTCCGGGACAGTGCCCAAAACTGGGATAACAACCATGGGCTAAACTGGTCCCTACCCATTTCCTAG
- a CDS encoding co-chaperone GroES has translation MIKPLADRVVVKPLEQEEKTVGGIVIPDTAKEKPQQGTVIAVGPGRVTDSGKVIPIDVKVNDVVIYAKYGGTEVKIDGEEYLILKESDILAVKTN, from the coding sequence ATGATCAAACCTTTAGCCGACAGGGTGGTTGTGAAACCCCTAGAGCAAGAAGAGAAGACTGTAGGCGGCATTGTCATTCCCGATACGGCTAAGGAAAAGCCCCAACAGGGAACGGTTATCGCCGTTGGACCCGGACGCGTAACCGATTCCGGCAAAGTGATCCCCATTGACGTCAAGGTGAACGACGTCGTTATCTACGCCAAGTACGGCGGAACTGAGGTAAAGATCGACGGTGAGGAATACCTCATCCTTAAGGAAAGTGACATCCTGGCAGTAAAGACTAACTAA
- a CDS encoding AbrB/MazE/SpoVT family DNA-binding domain-containing protein, whose translation MKATGIVRRIDSLGRIVIPMEIRRTLRIRENDALEIFTDREGEIIFKKYSPIADLDEFAQEYADSLFESTGLLTMIADRDEVIAVAGGSKKQFMGKSLSSDVERLIEERRTLVTNDADFPIVDDYSVPHVVIAPIIHGGDLVGAVMLLSEDKEVSSLEQKLCETAADFLSKQLG comes from the coding sequence ATGAAAGCAACGGGTATTGTACGACGCATTGACAGTCTGGGTCGGATCGTAATCCCGATGGAAATCCGCAGGACCTTGCGGATCCGAGAAAACGACGCCCTGGAGATCTTCACCGACCGCGAGGGAGAAATCATCTTCAAGAAGTATTCACCCATCGCGGATCTGGACGAGTTTGCCCAGGAATATGCCGATTCCCTCTTTGAGTCCACAGGTCTGTTGACCATGATCGCTGACCGTGACGAAGTCATCGCGGTGGCGGGCGGTTCCAAGAAGCAGTTTATGGGCAAAAGCCTCAGTTCCGATGTGGAAAGACTGATCGAAGAACGCCGGACTTTGGTCACCAACGACGCGGACTTTCCCATTGTCGACGACTACAGCGTCCCCCATGTGGTCATCGCCCCGATTATCCACGGCGGGGACCTGGTAGGTGCTGTGATGCTATTGTCCGAGGACAAGGAGGTTTCTTCCTTAGAGCAAAAGCTTTGTGAGACAGCGGCGGACTTCCTCTCCAAGCAACTGGGTTAA
- a CDS encoding geranylgeranyl reductase family protein, with translation MYDAIVIGCGPAGSTALRTMAQAGLKVLGLEKQSIGRYKPCAGAISGAAHKLLDLDITHLICHEITSVDLRHQDQRLIRSWDQPVASLVMRDQFDAFLARKAQEAGATILEETRATHWEQEPAGVRVYTSAGTFTAKVVIAADGGQGLSRRVFQLKPPGISIHAEIPLEPQYRSLAARPIVWFGHPPGGYAWCFPKREYISCGAGTMDPKYKAQVRPSFDRFLELLGIRPAPLKLWAHPLVGHTGQAPLVHGRVLLVGDAGQLADPLSGEGILYGIYSGKAAGEAVVRANEDGDFSFGDYQRKMAGVVRRILRSAEVLSKLIHWRPQFTYALCTRFPVIVDYYFSIIGGRRPYPGCQCLTP, from the coding sequence GTGTATGATGCAATTGTTATTGGATGTGGTCCAGCGGGTAGCACGGCACTGCGCACCATGGCCCAGGCGGGACTGAAAGTCCTGGGGTTGGAGAAGCAGTCCATCGGCCGGTACAAGCCCTGTGCCGGGGCCATCTCCGGGGCCGCCCACAAACTACTGGATCTGGATATCACACACCTCATCTGCCATGAGATCACCAGTGTCGATCTGCGACATCAGGATCAGCGGCTCATCCGCAGTTGGGATCAGCCAGTGGCCTCTTTGGTGATGCGGGACCAATTCGATGCCTTTTTGGCGCGAAAAGCCCAGGAAGCGGGGGCCACCATCCTGGAGGAGACCCGGGCCACCCATTGGGAGCAGGAGCCCGCGGGAGTGCGGGTCTACACCTCGGCAGGCACCTTCACCGCTAAGGTGGTGATCGCCGCGGATGGGGGGCAGGGTCTCAGTCGCCGAGTTTTTCAATTGAAACCCCCAGGAATCAGTATTCATGCGGAAATCCCCTTGGAACCCCAATACCGTTCACTGGCCGCCCGCCCCATCGTCTGGTTCGGCCATCCGCCCGGTGGCTACGCCTGGTGCTTTCCGAAGAGGGAATACATTTCCTGTGGGGCCGGTACCATGGACCCTAAATATAAAGCCCAGGTGCGGCCGTCCTTCGACCGGTTTTTAGAACTTCTAGGTATTCGACCCGCTCCGTTGAAATTGTGGGCCCATCCTTTAGTGGGCCACACCGGACAAGCACCGCTCGTCCATGGGCGGGTGCTGTTGGTCGGTGATGCAGGACAGTTGGCCGATCCCTTGTCGGGAGAGGGCATCCTCTACGGGATCTACAGCGGAAAGGCCGCGGGTGAAGCGGTGGTGCGGGCCAATGAAGACGGCGACTTCTCCTTCGGGGATTACCAACGGAAGATGGCCGGGGTGGTACGGAGGATCCTGCGGTCTGCGGAGGTGCTGTCGAAGCTCATCCACTGGCGGCCGCAGTTTACCTATGCCCTCTGTACCAGATTTCCCGTGATAGTCGATTATTACTTCAGCATCATTGGGGGCCGCAGGCCCTACCCGGGATGTCAATGCTTGACTCCATAG
- a CDS encoding DNA methylase, with amino-acid sequence MALSDPPHFTLCPNPFLQEFLAERSNGLDSTYHRQPYRKNVAEGKNDTLYRAHSYHTKIPYKAIMHYILHYTEPGDVVLDGFAGSGMTGLAAQLCQDARVVASLGYQVDEEGAIRTKEGDFVSQLGPRWAILNDLSPAATFISYHYNRPDRDFAPQARELLREVKAQVGWMYETRHRDGQTKGWINYVIWSDVFTCPVCKEELVFWEEAVDANSRRILQSFPCKGCGSSLSKRALVPVLEEKYDEALGQYVTQAKQVPVLINYSVQGQRYEKVPDAEDLQLLGAIEAWECPYWYPTDPLPAGYSTRQPQRSHGLTHIHHFYYKRAVVTLAAFAQLAREKCIDALWLITAVAEGASRLNRERPWGMPSKLSGTLYVSSLTREINVLDFIERKIQRYPQSGLDTSHVFCQCGSTTDLGLPDLSVDYIFTDPPFGGNIMYSELNFLWEAWLRVFTNNGPEAIENAMQGKGREEYRDLMTRCFREYYRVLKPGRWITIVFHNSHNEVWHVLQQALKEAGFIIADVSVLDKKQGSFKQVTGERVLKENLVVSAQKPWEGALSARELERKEAPWVWQVVDAYLARLPVYKEGEQLADDPQRKPQRIYDQLVAYCLERNIIVPMSVREFYTGLEERYYREKDMYFLSSPGEGA; translated from the coding sequence TTGGCCCTATCGGATCCGCCCCACTTTACCCTCTGTCCTAATCCCTTTTTGCAGGAGTTCTTGGCGGAACGTAGCAACGGGTTAGATTCCACCTACCACCGGCAGCCCTACCGAAAGAACGTCGCGGAGGGGAAGAACGACACCCTATACCGGGCCCACTCCTATCACACGAAGATCCCCTACAAAGCCATCATGCATTATATCCTCCACTATACAGAGCCAGGTGATGTGGTCCTGGATGGCTTTGCCGGTTCCGGGATGACGGGCCTTGCGGCCCAACTCTGTCAGGATGCCCGGGTGGTGGCCTCCCTGGGTTACCAGGTGGATGAAGAGGGAGCAATTCGTACCAAAGAAGGGGACTTTGTCTCCCAACTGGGGCCCCGCTGGGCGATACTAAACGATCTTTCCCCCGCGGCTACTTTTATTAGCTACCACTATAACCGCCCCGACCGGGATTTTGCTCCCCAGGCCCGGGAGCTCCTTCGGGAGGTGAAAGCCCAGGTGGGCTGGATGTACGAGACCCGGCACAGGGATGGCCAGACCAAGGGTTGGATCAATTACGTGATCTGGTCCGACGTGTTTACCTGTCCCGTCTGCAAGGAGGAGCTTGTTTTCTGGGAGGAGGCGGTGGATGCGAACAGCCGGCGGATTCTGCAGTCCTTCCCCTGTAAAGGGTGCGGCAGTTCTCTGTCGAAGCGGGCCCTAGTACCGGTGTTGGAAGAGAAATATGACGAAGCCTTAGGCCAGTACGTTACCCAGGCGAAGCAGGTGCCGGTCTTGATCAATTACAGTGTGCAAGGCCAGCGCTATGAGAAAGTACCCGATGCAGAGGATCTCCAGTTGCTCGGGGCCATTGAGGCTTGGGAGTGCCCCTACTGGTATCCCACGGATCCCTTACCCGCAGGGTACAGTACCCGCCAGCCCCAAAGGTCCCATGGTCTTACCCATATCCACCATTTTTACTACAAACGGGCCGTGGTGACCTTGGCGGCCTTTGCCCAGTTGGCCCGGGAAAAATGTATCGATGCCCTGTGGCTGATCACCGCGGTGGCCGAAGGGGCCTCCCGCCTGAACCGGGAACGGCCCTGGGGGATGCCCAGCAAACTCTCGGGCACTTTGTACGTTAGTTCCCTCACCAGGGAGATCAACGTCTTGGATTTCATCGAGCGCAAAATCCAGCGCTATCCCCAAAGTGGCCTCGACACCTCCCATGTCTTCTGTCAGTGTGGTTCCACGACGGATCTTGGCTTGCCAGACCTTTCGGTGGACTATATCTTCACCGATCCTCCCTTTGGGGGGAATATTATGTATTCGGAGCTCAATTTCCTCTGGGAGGCGTGGCTGCGGGTCTTTACCAATAATGGACCCGAGGCCATCGAAAACGCGATGCAAGGCAAGGGGCGAGAGGAATACCGGGATCTGATGACCCGGTGCTTTCGGGAATACTACCGGGTTTTGAAGCCGGGCCGGTGGATTACCATCGTCTTTCATAACTCGCACAACGAAGTGTGGCACGTCCTACAGCAAGCCCTTAAGGAGGCGGGGTTCATCATCGCAGATGTCAGTGTCCTGGACAAAAAACAGGGGAGCTTCAAGCAGGTGACCGGGGAGCGGGTCTTAAAGGAGAATTTGGTGGTCTCGGCTCAAAAACCCTGGGAGGGCGCCCTGTCCGCAAGGGAACTGGAACGGAAGGAAGCGCCCTGGGTGTGGCAGGTGGTAGATGCCTATCTTGCCCGGTTGCCGGTGTACAAGGAGGGTGAGCAGTTAGCCGATGATCCCCAGAGAAAACCCCAGCGAATATACGATCAACTGGTGGCCTATTGT
- the groL gene encoding chaperonin GroEL (60 kDa chaperone family; promotes refolding of misfolded polypeptides especially under stressful conditions; forms two stacked rings of heptamers to form a barrel-shaped 14mer; ends can be capped by GroES; misfolded proteins enter the barrel where they are refolded when GroES binds), with translation MAKQLAFNIEARKALEEGVNAVANAVKVTLGPKGRNVVIDKKYSTPLITKDGVTVAKEIELKDPYANMGAQLCKEVASKTNDVAGDGTTTATVLAQAMVLEGLKNVAAGANPIEIKRGIDKAVEAVVDQMRKAAVAVETKQDIEHVAGISGNDPEIGKLIAEAMDKVGKDGVITVEEAKGTETTVEFVEGMEFDKGYISPYFVTNTEAMEAVLEEPYILLFEKKISNVTELLPVLEKVVQAGRPLLIIAEDVEGEALATLVVNKLRGTLNVCAVKAPGFGDRRKAMMEDIAILTGGVFISEDLGTKLENVTLDMLGQCRRVVVEKENTTIVEGKGSSEAVAGRIEQIKRQIEETDSDYDREKLQERLAKLAGGVAVINVGAATETELKEKKHRIEDAVNATRAAVEEGIVAGGGTALIRAMDVIDTLQLSGDELVGANIVKKALTEPLRMIATNAGLEGSLVVEEVKKAQGNIGFNALKETYEDLMKAGIVDPVKVTRSALQNAASIASMVLTTEALVSDIPEKEKNNSTPEMDY, from the coding sequence ATGGCAAAGCAACTGGCTTTTAACATAGAGGCACGCAAAGCTTTGGAGGAGGGAGTAAATGCTGTCGCCAACGCGGTGAAGGTTACCCTCGGTCCCAAGGGACGGAACGTAGTCATCGACAAGAAGTACAGCACTCCCCTGATCACCAAGGATGGCGTGACCGTCGCGAAGGAAATCGAACTGAAGGATCCCTACGCCAACATGGGTGCCCAGCTCTGTAAAGAAGTGGCTTCCAAGACCAATGATGTGGCCGGCGACGGTACCACCACCGCGACGGTATTGGCCCAGGCCATGGTCCTGGAAGGTCTGAAGAACGTGGCTGCCGGTGCGAACCCCATTGAGATCAAGCGGGGTATCGACAAGGCCGTGGAGGCTGTGGTGGACCAGATGAGGAAAGCCGCGGTGGCCGTGGAGACCAAGCAGGATATCGAGCATGTGGCTGGTATCTCGGGTAACGATCCTGAAATCGGAAAACTGATTGCCGAGGCCATGGACAAGGTGGGCAAAGACGGCGTCATCACCGTGGAAGAGGCCAAGGGCACCGAGACCACCGTGGAATTCGTCGAAGGTATGGAGTTCGACAAGGGATATATCTCCCCCTACTTCGTCACCAACACTGAGGCCATGGAAGCGGTCTTGGAGGAACCCTATATCCTCCTGTTTGAGAAGAAGATCTCCAATGTCACCGAACTGTTGCCGGTACTGGAGAAAGTGGTCCAGGCGGGCCGTCCGTTGCTCATCATTGCCGAGGACGTGGAAGGGGAAGCCTTGGCTACCCTAGTGGTCAACAAGCTCCGGGGTACCCTCAACGTCTGCGCGGTGAAGGCTCCGGGCTTCGGTGATCGGCGCAAAGCCATGATGGAAGACATCGCCATCCTGACCGGCGGCGTCTTCATCTCCGAGGATCTCGGCACCAAGCTGGAGAATGTCACCCTCGACATGCTGGGCCAGTGCCGTCGGGTAGTCGTGGAGAAGGAAAACACCACCATCGTGGAAGGTAAGGGTTCCAGCGAAGCCGTAGCCGGCCGGATCGAGCAGATCAAGCGGCAGATTGAGGAAACCGACTCCGACTACGATCGGGAGAAGCTCCAGGAGCGCCTGGCCAAGCTGGCCGGTGGTGTGGCGGTAATCAACGTGGGTGCGGCCACCGAAACTGAGCTGAAGGAGAAGAAGCATCGGATCGAGGACGCGGTCAACGCGACCCGCGCGGCGGTAGAAGAAGGAATCGTCGCAGGTGGAGGCACTGCCCTCATCCGGGCTATGGACGTCATCGACACCTTGCAGCTGTCCGGAGATGAGCTGGTTGGCGCCAACATCGTGAAGAAGGCCCTGACCGAACCTTTGCGCATGATTGCCACCAATGCCGGCCTCGAAGGCTCCTTAGTGGTGGAGGAAGTGAAGAAGGCCCAGGGCAACATTGGGTTCAATGCTTTAAAGGAGACCTATGAGGATCTCATGAAG
- a CDS encoding 50S ribosomal protein L28: MGRNCYVCGKGTTSGFNVSHSNVKTKRKVKANLQRIRIMAEGRPVRKYVCTTCIKSDRIERAL; the protein is encoded by the coding sequence ATGGGCCGAAATTGTTATGTATGCGGTAAGGGCACGACCAGTGGCTTTAATGTCAGCCATTCCAACGTGAAGACCAAACGGAAGGTCAAGGCCAACCTGCAACGGATTAGAATCATGGCCGAAGGTCGCCCTGTGCGGAAATACGTCTGCACCACCTGCATCAAAAGCGATCGTATTGAACGTGCACTGTAG
- the brxF gene encoding BREX-3 system P-loop-containing protein BrxF, with protein sequence MLGTITEQVMAKIHETSAADCRLVLLVGPDDAANTKVLKAIKEKTNAPLVNVSEELSERLLGFGERQRIAYVPRFLDDILSRLDSDLILLDQTHILFDAFLRQDPVGLFQKVAKTWQVVATWPGVIQEGYLTYSTPGNLDYRSYPLDDLVYVEMVQEK encoded by the coding sequence ATGCTGGGAACCATTACAGAACAGGTAATGGCGAAAATCCATGAGACCAGTGCAGCCGATTGTCGACTTGTCTTGTTGGTAGGACCCGATGATGCTGCGAACACGAAGGTTTTGAAGGCGATCAAAGAGAAGACTAATGCACCGTTGGTCAATGTCAGTGAGGAATTAAGTGAAAGACTATTGGGTTTTGGTGAACGTCAAAGGATCGCTTATGTCCCCCGTTTTCTCGACGATATCCTCAGTCGGTTAGACAGTGATTTGATCCTCTTGGATCAGACCCATATCCTCTTTGACGCTTTTCTGCGGCAGGATCCTGTGGGTTTGTTCCAGAAGGTGGCGAAAACCTGGCAGGTGGTGGCCACTTGGCCCGGTGTAATCCAGGAGGGTTACCTCACCTATTCCACCCCGGGAAATCTGGATTACCGGAGTTACCCCTTGGATGATTTGGTCTACGTGGAAATGGTGCAGGAGAAATAG